One Arthrobacter sp. FW306-07-I genomic window carries:
- a CDS encoding OsmC family protein, whose translation MSLDEHRYSLTVQWTGNRGDGTSSYRSYSRDHDVLIPGLPPLKGSADPTFHGDRERYNPEQLLLAALAQCHMLSYLHVAVKHGVVVTDYRDEATGLMRLNRDGSGQFERVVLHPQVTVADAAQAELAASLHHEANQVCFIARSVNFPVEHQPETVAG comes from the coding sequence GTGAGCCTCGATGAACACCGCTACTCCCTGACAGTCCAGTGGACCGGCAACCGTGGGGACGGCACTTCGTCCTACCGGAGCTACTCGCGCGACCACGATGTGCTCATTCCGGGCCTGCCGCCCCTGAAGGGCTCGGCGGATCCCACGTTCCATGGGGACCGGGAACGGTACAACCCGGAGCAACTGCTCCTGGCCGCGCTGGCCCAGTGCCACATGCTGTCCTACCTGCACGTGGCCGTAAAGCACGGTGTGGTGGTCACGGACTACCGGGACGAGGCAACCGGGCTGATGCGGCTGAACCGGGACGGCAGCGGCCAGTTCGAGCGGGTTGTCCTGCATCCGCAGGTGACGGTGGCCGACGCCGCGCAGGCCGAACTGGCGGCGTCGCTGCACCACGAGGCCAACCAGGTTTGCTTCATCGCCCGCAGTGTGAACTTTCCGGTGGAGCACCAGCCGGAGACGGTGGCGGGCTAG
- a CDS encoding epimerase, with amino-acid sequence MRILILGGTAFLSNEIATQAVAAGHDVTCLARGTTGAAPPGTAWIRADRSTGQAAYGELAGVWDAVVEVARDPKPAREALAALAGRAGHWTFVSSCSAYADNSVPGAAEDASLLPPLPAGTPSTPDNYGESKVAIEEATVQSTNGKAHLCRAGLISGPGDPTDRYGYWPGRFARDSGPVLVPDIGGHPTQVIDVRDLAAWILLAAERGIPGPLNAMGDQVPFADLVSACRAASATDTAAVTASADWLVEQGVNYWSGPESLPLWLPPHHEGFMARSNRAAKAAGMALRPWQETLVDTLGDERARGLDRPRKAGLTPATEQRLVNLLRSGPGR; translated from the coding sequence ATGCGCATCCTCATCCTCGGCGGAACGGCCTTCCTCTCCAATGAGATTGCCACGCAGGCGGTTGCTGCCGGGCATGACGTCACCTGCCTGGCGCGCGGAACAACGGGCGCGGCACCACCCGGCACAGCGTGGATCAGGGCTGACCGGTCAACAGGCCAGGCCGCGTATGGGGAACTGGCCGGCGTCTGGGATGCCGTGGTCGAGGTGGCACGGGATCCTAAACCGGCACGGGAAGCCCTGGCGGCCCTGGCAGGCCGGGCCGGCCACTGGACCTTCGTGTCCAGCTGTTCGGCCTATGCGGACAACTCCGTCCCCGGTGCGGCGGAGGACGCATCGCTGCTGCCGCCCCTGCCCGCCGGGACGCCTTCCACCCCGGACAATTACGGCGAATCCAAGGTGGCCATCGAGGAAGCCACGGTGCAGTCCACGAACGGCAAGGCCCACCTCTGCCGCGCAGGCCTTATCAGCGGCCCCGGCGACCCCACCGACCGTTACGGGTACTGGCCGGGCCGCTTTGCCCGGGACTCCGGACCAGTGCTTGTCCCGGACATCGGCGGCCACCCCACGCAGGTCATCGACGTCCGGGACCTGGCGGCCTGGATCCTGCTGGCCGCAGAACGCGGGATACCGGGTCCTTTGAACGCCATGGGGGACCAGGTCCCCTTCGCGGACCTCGTGAGCGCCTGCCGCGCGGCGTCCGCCACGGACACCGCCGCCGTTACTGCTTCCGCGGACTGGCTGGTGGAACAGGGGGTCAACTACTGGTCCGGGCCGGAGTCCCTTCCCCTCTGGCTGCCACCCCACCACGAGGGCTTCATGGCCCGCAGCAACCGGGCAGCCAAAGCCGCCGGCATGGCGCTGAGGCCATGGCAGGAAACCCTGGTGGATACCCTGGGTGACGAACGCGCCCGCGGGCTGGACCGGCCCCGGAAGGCCGGCCTGACTCCCGCCACGGAACAACGGCTTGTGAACCTGCTCCGCAGCGGCCCCGGACGCTAG
- a CDS encoding mechanosensitive ion channel family protein has protein sequence MVSMLSLLPPATNQPSGVSIPGIVISLGVGVAVWLVATFVISRITKRVAAGSNFFKTPTFKWVAPAFRALDHERRVQRAETIGSLLNSVVGVLVVIITGMYVLQNLDINIAPLLTSVGILGVAIGFGAQQLIRDFLAGIFITIEDQYGIGDVIETSEVVGVVESMGLRITRVRSDDGAIWYLRNGEILRVGNRSQGRYVPLHESDDGTTDQGSAHVETKKTDQKAGD, from the coding sequence ATGGTCAGCATGTTGTCCCTTCTTCCCCCTGCCACCAACCAGCCAAGCGGCGTGAGCATCCCGGGCATCGTGATCAGCCTCGGCGTTGGCGTGGCCGTCTGGCTGGTGGCGACCTTCGTCATCTCGCGCATCACCAAGCGCGTCGCGGCGGGAAGCAACTTCTTCAAGACGCCAACCTTCAAATGGGTGGCCCCGGCTTTCCGCGCCCTGGACCACGAACGGCGGGTCCAGCGCGCGGAGACGATCGGTTCGCTCCTGAACAGCGTGGTGGGCGTGCTGGTGGTCATTATCACCGGCATGTACGTGCTGCAGAACCTGGACATCAATATCGCCCCGCTGCTGACCAGCGTGGGCATCCTGGGTGTGGCCATCGGCTTCGGCGCCCAGCAGCTGATCCGGGACTTCCTGGCCGGAATCTTCATTACCATTGAAGACCAGTACGGGATCGGCGACGTGATCGAAACCAGCGAAGTGGTGGGCGTGGTGGAGTCCATGGGCCTGCGGATCACCCGTGTCCGCTCCGACGACGGCGCCATCTGGTACCTGCGCAACGGTGAGATCCTGCGCGTGGGCAACCGGTCGCAGGGGCGCTACGTCCCGCTGCACGAATCCGACGACGGGACCACCGACCAGGGCTCGGCGCACGTTGAGACCAAGAAGACAGACCAGAAAGCCGGGGACTAG